The following are encoded in a window of Periplaneta americana isolate PAMFEO1 chromosome 13, P.americana_PAMFEO1_priV1, whole genome shotgun sequence genomic DNA:
- the lov gene encoding protein jim lovell has translation MATPHYSLRWNNHQNHILNAFDTLLQSETLVDVTLVCEETSVRAHKVVLSACSPYFQRIFSENPCKHPVIVLKDLRGWEVQAIVDFMYKGEISVVQEQLSSLIKAAESLQVRGLAHTEQQVLPEKEQQQQQQQQSQQQSSQQHQQQLHSSAHSAGFSPPPPLSSLEKLGLYSTPTSTSRNFAGAPASDPAVGLGAGLPMLSPFSPSPIPNYEPPLKLPQLPHMPHISFSENPPPPSIDHRTSPQPRRKQARPRRRSGDQCGAQDLTKPPASPLTETAENLSMKKPLHQHHNSSSSNNNSSNTNNNISSNGNITPAPTLPPAPPGTPVTSPHPLPPPPLKSENEESQLPENAHIDMHTPDRDRERERAEFCNSTESLSLPPPPPDPTLENSGFPQLPSVSALTMTPPHVFSLDAQLGFFPGMESCRNPLLNDIPEPRNENHHIIGKRKMGRPKGQHSAPRGGPPRSWTNAELTEALQHVWNKKMTTSQASRIFGIPYNSLLMYVRGKYGKSLKLEQLKKDCLGGPGGPLELLGLGPMGPVPGNNNNNNNNASSKSGAGDELLVPPGSEHDLVSVGPGGFNPYSPANFYPDFGASFPVPVSMIHLLPQSEKNRELFPPSMPLPLDVSAHSKDDSNGGRRSRENNGSMEEEHESIQQQQHHQQQQQQQQQPPKEDTTTQQLVEQNGQN, from the exons ATGGCGACTCCACATTACAGCCTGCGATGGAACAATCACCAAAACCATATCCTAAATGCATTTGACACTTTGCTACAGAGTGAGACGTTGGTGGACGTCACATTAGTATGTGAAGAGACCAGTGTACGAGCGCACAAAGTGGTCCTCTCTGCCTGCAG tCCTTACTTCCAGAGGATATTTTCAGAAAACCCTTGCAAGCATCCAGTCATTGTTTTAAAAGACCTCAGGGGTTGGGAAGTACAAGCAATTGTGGATTTTATGTACAAAGGAGAAATCAGTGTTGTACAAGAACAATTATCATCTCTAATAAAAGCTGCTGAATCCCTTCAG GTAAGAGGCCTAGCACATACAGAACAACAAGTCTTACCAGAGAAGGAacagcaacaacagcaacaacagcaaTCACAACAACAATCATCACAACAGCATCAACAGCAGTTGCACTCCTCAGCGCACAGCGCAGGATTTTCTCCTCCGCCACCGCTATCAAGTCTTGAGAAATTGGGTCTTTATAGCACCCCGACTTCCACCTCACGTAATTTTGCTGGAGCTCCTGCATCTGATCCAGCAGTGGGACTGGGAGCAGGGCTACCTATGCTGTCTCCATTCTCACCGTCTCCTATACCCAACTATGAACCACCTCTCAAACTGCCACAACTCCCACACATGCCACATATCTCATTCAGCGAGAACCCACCTCCACCTTCCATCGATCACCGCACCTCGCCCCAGCCTCGAAGAAAACAG GCAAGGCCCCGACGACGATCAGGGGATCAATGCGGGGCACAAGATCTCACGAAACCACCTGCATCACCATTGACAGAAACAGCAGAGAATTTGTCCATGAAGAAGCCACTGCATCAACATcacaacagtagcagtagtaacaacaacagcagcaataCTAACAACAACATTAGTAGCAACGGAAACATTACGCCAGCCCCAACGCTTCCTCCTGCTCCTCCTGGAACGCCTGTCACATCACCTCACCCACTG CCACCTCCACCACTCAAATCGGAAAACGAAGAATCTCAGCTGCCAGAAAATGCACACATCGATATGCACACACCAGACAGGGACCGAGAAAGAGAGCGAGCAGAGTTCTGTAACAGCACAGAATCTCTAAGTCTGCCTCCACCACCCCCG GACCCAACGCTTGAAAATTCCGGATTCCCACAACTCCCGTCTGTATCAGCTCTAACTATGACACCCCCTCATG TTTTTTCACTGGACGCTCAGCTTGGCTTCTTTCCTGGCATGGAGAGTTGTCGAAACCCTCTCCTGAACGACATTCCAGAACCAAGAAATGAAAATCACCATATTATTGGCAAACGAAAAA TGGGTCGACCAAAGGGGCAGCACAGTGCTCCACGAGGGGGTCCACCTCGGTCATGGACCAATGCCGAGTTAACCGAGGCACTACAGCACGTGTGGAACAAGAAGATGACAACATCACAGGCATCCCGCATTTTCGGAATCCCATACAACAGTTTGCTTATGTATGTGCGCGGCAAATATGGAAAGTCACTCAAGCTGGAGCAGCTAAAGAAGGACTGCCTTGGAGGACCTGGAGGCCCCCTGGAGCTGCTCGGACTGGGGCCCATGGGACCCGTGCCagggaacaacaacaacaataacaacaatgccAGCAGTAAATCAGGTGCTGGGGATGAACTCTTGGTTCCACCGGGCTCGGAACACGATTTGGTCTCAGTGGGGCCGGGTGGTTTCAACCcatattcacctgcaaatttctATCCCGACTTCGGTGCCTCGTTCCCAGTCCCTGTCAGCATGATCCACCTCTTGCCCCAATCCGAAAAGAACCGCGAGCTTTTTCCACCTTCCATGCCCCTCCCACTTGATGTGTCTGCTCACAGCAAAGACGACAGCAATGGAGGAAGACGGTCAAGAGAAAACAACGGTTCGATGGAGGAGGAACACGAATCAATACAACAGCAGcaacatcatcagcagcagcaacaacagcaacaacaaccgCCCAAGGAGGACACCACTACACAACAACTCGTCGAGCAGAATGGACAAAACTAG